From Streptomyces sp. NBC_00690, a single genomic window includes:
- a CDS encoding Fic family protein — MLYATPALDADDLRVLSDIEKMSDGLLDVTNGGPPWMVHLRRNLTARAIAGSNTIEGYAATVDDVEALMTGEEPLETADRTRAELEGYQRAMTYIQALADAADDFRYDAGLLNGLHFMLQGHHLNKRPGRWRDGPVFVTSPDDPLVPAYTAPDSELVPSLAGELIEWLNDGELDAPVHVRASMAHLNLVNIHPWKDGNGRMSRALSTLVFAREALMPPEFSSIEEWLGRGQNTYGYYRVLQQVGGPRWTPERDTHPWIRFCLEAHHRQAQQAQRRTDLLSRAWIHLGDTAAESGLDERVVYALLPAFWGSKVRRTVYQQDAELSDQQAIRDIRELVRLGWLTPHGKARARYYAAGPRMAAANAEVRGNLEPYADPYAD; from the coding sequence ATGCTGTACGCAACCCCCGCACTCGATGCCGACGATCTCCGTGTGCTCTCCGATATCGAGAAGATGAGTGATGGGCTTCTAGACGTCACCAACGGCGGGCCACCTTGGATGGTTCACCTGCGACGGAACCTGACCGCGCGAGCGATCGCGGGATCGAACACGATCGAGGGCTACGCAGCGACCGTGGACGATGTCGAAGCATTGATGACGGGCGAGGAGCCGTTGGAGACGGCTGATCGCACCCGGGCGGAGCTGGAGGGCTACCAGCGTGCCATGACCTACATCCAGGCCCTCGCGGACGCGGCAGACGACTTCCGCTACGACGCTGGCCTGCTCAACGGTCTTCACTTCATGCTCCAAGGCCACCACCTGAACAAGCGCCCGGGCCGTTGGCGCGATGGGCCGGTGTTCGTCACCAGCCCCGACGATCCGTTGGTGCCCGCCTACACGGCCCCGGACTCCGAACTGGTTCCCTCCCTCGCGGGCGAACTGATCGAGTGGCTGAACGACGGCGAACTGGATGCGCCGGTGCATGTCAGGGCATCCATGGCCCATCTGAACCTGGTGAACATCCACCCGTGGAAGGACGGGAACGGGCGGATGTCCCGGGCACTGTCGACGCTGGTGTTCGCCCGCGAGGCGCTGATGCCGCCTGAGTTCTCCTCCATCGAGGAGTGGCTGGGGCGGGGCCAGAACACATACGGCTACTACCGCGTACTCCAGCAGGTGGGCGGGCCCCGGTGGACTCCCGAGCGCGATACCCACCCGTGGATTCGCTTCTGTCTGGAAGCCCACCACCGTCAGGCCCAACAGGCACAACGCCGTACGGACCTGCTGTCGCGGGCATGGATCCATCTGGGCGATACCGCCGCAGAAAGCGGTCTGGACGAACGGGTCGTCTATGCGCTGCTGCCTGCGTTCTGGGGATCGAAGGTGCGGCGCACGGTCTACCAGCAGGACGCCGAACTCTCCGACCAGCAGGCGATCCGCGACATCCGCGAACTGGTCCGACTGGGCTGGCTCACACCCCACGGCAAGGCACGCGCCCGCTACTACGCGGCGGGGCCCCGCATGGCGGCGGCGAACGCGGAAGTACGGGGCAACTTGGAACCGTACGCCGATCCGTATGCCGACTGA